A window from Elusimicrobiota bacterium encodes these proteins:
- a CDS encoding cation:dicarboxylase symporter family transporter, which yields MTMPIAPTDARARAIAGALASYAAAAVLWTGAHYAGLGLPVWALLAPRWLGAAFLALYALKRRSLTAWILVAMVVGAELGHDFPAAAVQLRVLSLVFLRLIKTIIAPLIFATLVVGIAGHSDLKQVGRMGVKSLIYFEVVTTLALFIGLAAINLSKAGVGIQLPAAPQAEVTVVPKQSVQEILLHVFPENIAKSVAEGQVLQVVVFSILFGVALAMLSEEKRRPMLAFAGSLAETMFKFTNLVMLFAPVGVGAAIAYTVGHMGLGVLVNLFKLLATLYAALAAFLVFVLLPVALIARVPLRRFCLAVAEPVSIAFATTSSEAALPRAMEAMEAIGVPRQIVAFVMPTGYSFNLDGSTLYLALASVFVAQAAGVQLSWGQQLLMVFTLMLTSKGVAGVPRATLVILLGTAASFNLPTEPIFIILGIDELMDMARTSVNVIGNCLATVVIARWEGEFGKEHPSAVVKDAL from the coding sequence ATGACCATGCCCATCGCCCCGACCGACGCGCGCGCAAGAGCCATCGCCGGCGCCCTGGCGTCCTACGCCGCCGCCGCCGTCCTCTGGACCGGCGCGCACTACGCCGGGCTCGGTCTTCCCGTCTGGGCCCTGCTCGCGCCGCGCTGGCTCGGCGCGGCCTTCCTCGCGCTCTACGCGCTCAAGCGCCGCTCCCTGACCGCCTGGATCCTCGTCGCGATGGTCGTGGGCGCCGAGCTCGGCCACGACTTTCCGGCCGCCGCGGTGCAGCTGCGCGTGCTGAGCCTCGTCTTCCTGCGCCTCATCAAGACCATCATCGCGCCGCTGATCTTCGCGACCCTGGTCGTCGGCATCGCGGGGCACTCGGACCTCAAGCAGGTCGGGCGCATGGGCGTCAAATCCCTGATCTACTTCGAGGTCGTCACGACGCTCGCGCTCTTCATCGGCCTCGCCGCCATCAACCTGAGCAAGGCCGGGGTCGGCATCCAGCTCCCGGCGGCGCCGCAGGCGGAGGTCACCGTCGTCCCGAAGCAGTCGGTGCAGGAGATCCTCCTGCACGTCTTCCCGGAGAACATCGCGAAGTCGGTGGCCGAGGGGCAGGTGCTCCAGGTCGTGGTCTTCAGCATCCTCTTCGGCGTCGCGCTCGCGATGCTGAGCGAAGAGAAGCGCCGGCCGATGCTCGCCTTCGCCGGGAGTCTCGCCGAGACGATGTTCAAGTTCACGAACCTCGTGATGCTCTTCGCCCCGGTGGGGGTGGGCGCCGCCATCGCCTACACCGTGGGGCACATGGGGCTCGGGGTGCTCGTGAACCTCTTCAAGCTGCTGGCGACCCTCTACGCGGCGCTGGCCGCCTTCCTCGTGTTCGTCCTCCTGCCCGTCGCGCTCATCGCGCGCGTACCTCTGCGCCGCTTCTGTCTCGCCGTCGCCGAGCCGGTCTCCATCGCCTTCGCCACCACGAGCTCGGAGGCCGCCCTCCCGCGCGCGATGGAGGCCATGGAGGCCATCGGGGTGCCGCGGCAGATCGTGGCGTTCGTGATGCCCACCGGCTACAGCTTCAACCTCGACGGCAGCACGCTCTATCTCGCGCTCGCCTCGGTCTTCGTCGCGCAGGCGGCGGGGGTCCAGCTCTCGTGGGGCCAGCAGCTCCTCATGGTGTTCACGCTCATGCTCACGAGCAAGGGCGTCGCCGGGGTGCCGCGGGCGACGCTCGTCATCCTGCTGGGGACCGCGGCGTCCTTCAACCTGCCCACCGAGCCCATCTTCATCATCCTCGGCATCGACGAGCTCATGGACATGGCGCGCACCTCGGTCAACGTCATCGGCAACTGCCTCGCGACCGTGGTCATCGCGCGTTGGGAGGGGGAGTTCGGGAAGGAGCACCCCTCCGCGGTGGTGAAGGACGCTCTCTAG
- a CDS encoding TraB/GumN family protein — protein sequence MTNAALLLLSFLAASARAGEPVFDPRALLQSAREGAALSESAPGAVPACRGRVSVPGPSLGELEHGRGLLWRVVAPSGAVSWVFGTEHTDEGRVIDLLRRLRPFFETSRRIVNEVDMGDKAGEAYVGGIRLPAGRKLSTLIGPELYAESERLLGAYGVSENGAESMKVWAVFNVLSRPPMRGGVVLDKLIREEGLRRRKEVLAIETVPELLEGLDSLSLPFQIESLRDTVCDYGENALHAERLGALYLAQDIGGMYAYSFHKLPADHRHVDAFMERMLFFRSERMAARLAPLLSEGGAFVGVGALHLPGPRGLLALLERRGCRVSAVDMDDPSQRPAQPPAGAVRRERAGPDAPELVGDIPELVTAAKVAEVWGIVKELVPVPEGTPPPSVRFESSDAQRMSLDWMLWVAEWRKAHPEAPGPCPKTMLSYYFEGTGVARVDPVVFRKYYQTDPATGGKRDFVGFGYYSLGHALLHYALERRGESAARHHCLLSGGGDASLSARLAARLAEGGTASAIFMLRDGVAPERADDPCGGSR from the coding sequence ATGACGAACGCGGCCCTCCTCCTCCTGTCCTTCCTCGCCGCCTCCGCCCGCGCGGGCGAGCCGGTCTTCGACCCCCGCGCCCTGCTCCAGAGCGCCCGGGAGGGGGCGGCCCTCTCCGAATCCGCGCCGGGCGCCGTCCCCGCCTGCCGCGGCCGGGTCTCCGTGCCGGGCCCCTCGCTCGGGGAGCTCGAGCACGGCCGGGGCCTGCTCTGGAGGGTCGTCGCGCCCTCCGGCGCCGTGAGCTGGGTCTTCGGCACGGAGCACACCGACGAAGGCCGGGTCATCGACCTCCTGCGCCGCCTGCGTCCCTTCTTCGAGACCTCGCGGCGCATCGTCAACGAAGTGGACATGGGCGACAAGGCGGGCGAGGCCTACGTCGGCGGCATCCGGCTCCCGGCCGGGCGGAAGCTCTCGACGCTCATCGGGCCCGAGCTCTACGCCGAGAGCGAGCGCCTCCTCGGCGCCTACGGCGTCTCGGAGAACGGCGCCGAGTCGATGAAGGTCTGGGCCGTCTTCAACGTGCTCAGCCGTCCTCCCATGAGGGGCGGCGTCGTCCTCGACAAGCTCATCCGCGAGGAGGGCCTGCGCCGGCGCAAGGAGGTCCTCGCCATCGAGACCGTCCCCGAGCTCCTCGAGGGGCTCGACTCCCTTTCGCTCCCCTTCCAGATCGAGTCCCTGCGCGACACGGTCTGCGACTACGGGGAGAACGCCCTCCACGCCGAGCGCCTCGGCGCGCTCTACCTGGCGCAGGACATCGGCGGGATGTACGCCTACAGCTTCCACAAGCTCCCCGCCGACCACCGCCACGTGGACGCCTTCATGGAGCGCATGCTCTTCTTCCGCAGCGAGCGCATGGCCGCGCGGCTCGCCCCGCTCCTCTCCGAGGGCGGCGCCTTCGTCGGCGTGGGAGCGCTGCATCTGCCCGGGCCGCGCGGCCTGCTCGCGCTGCTCGAGCGCCGGGGCTGCCGCGTGAGCGCCGTCGACATGGACGACCCTTCCCAGCGTCCCGCGCAGCCGCCCGCCGGGGCCGTGCGCCGCGAGCGGGCCGGGCCCGACGCCCCCGAGCTCGTGGGCGACATCCCCGAGCTCGTCACCGCGGCGAAGGTCGCCGAGGTCTGGGGCATCGTGAAGGAGCTCGTCCCCGTCCCCGAGGGGACGCCGCCGCCGAGCGTCCGCTTCGAGAGCTCGGACGCCCAGCGCATGAGTCTCGACTGGATGCTCTGGGTCGCCGAGTGGCGCAAGGCGCACCCCGAGGCGCCGGGTCCCTGCCCCAAGACGATGCTGAGCTACTACTTCGAGGGCACCGGCGTCGCCCGCGTGGACCCCGTCGTCTTCCGCAAGTACTACCAGACGGACCCGGCGACCGGCGGCAAGCGCGACTTCGTCGGCTTCGGCTACTACTCCCTCGGCCACGCCCTGCTCCACTACGCGCTCGAGCGCCGCGGCGAGAGCGCCGCCCGCCACCACTGCCTGCTCTCCGGCGGGGGGGACGCCAGTCTTTCCGCGCGCCTGGCGGCCCGCCTCGCCGAGGGCGGCACCGCGAGCGCCATCTTCATGCTGCGCGACGGCGTCGCTCCCGAGCGCGCCGACGACCCCTGCGGAGGGAGCCGATGA
- a CDS encoding dockerin type I repeat-containing protein: protein MPRALKLFLYALLVAGAGAAATYYTLPVRRIGIRSELVMLGDLNGDHAWDSRDAVLLRRFLANPYARPRLEALKVDVNRNGFIDEEDVRILEKLYASGDPYKARQEADAPGRPFPYPREFFLYLPSAEYVQRPAVLLAHPALKDSPLPFLRAMAREPRTLYRDRLQTEVYDEGLRFSIAYGLRRPGLTPVERDYALGKTRRSQALWEKRDLYSLLMLLIELSEDAETLSVKGQTPFTAGTLFFRDHLRELLESPLYREHAAGKRPAGEVFRKMSELADRDLGLKLELETLPPPRNLLQLSNYRDRALWQYFKSTTTRRDFVKLSLFAQHDRRYLRAAARTTPKHADMALENHNLPMVLLFREALRLKGGDKRAAVGLLDEAIRIPFAWVKSIPRAQLPTSIALENFLLPGNKEDGPDKSRHWNVFGGIALYKSPEESVRLALAREVKDYREEGRTPAMMNEFVRDTMANLNGVYHVMSIDARLLYALPADE from the coding sequence ATGCCCAGAGCCCTGAAACTTTTTCTGTACGCCCTCCTCGTCGCCGGCGCGGGCGCCGCAGCGACCTACTACACGCTCCCGGTGCGCCGCATCGGCATCCGCTCCGAGCTCGTCATGCTCGGGGACCTCAACGGCGACCATGCCTGGGACTCCAGGGACGCCGTCCTGCTGCGCCGCTTCCTCGCGAACCCCTACGCGCGGCCCCGGCTCGAGGCCCTCAAGGTCGACGTCAACCGCAACGGCTTCATCGACGAAGAGGACGTCCGCATCCTGGAAAAGCTTTATGCGAGCGGCGACCCGTACAAGGCCCGCCAGGAGGCCGACGCGCCCGGCCGTCCGTTCCCCTACCCCCGCGAGTTCTTCCTGTACCTCCCTTCCGCCGAATACGTCCAGCGCCCCGCGGTGCTCCTCGCGCATCCGGCGCTCAAGGACTCCCCGCTGCCCTTCCTCCGCGCGATGGCGCGCGAGCCGCGCACGCTCTACCGGGACCGCCTGCAGACCGAGGTCTACGACGAAGGCCTGCGCTTCTCCATCGCCTACGGCCTCCGGCGCCCCGGCCTGACCCCGGTCGAGCGCGACTACGCCCTGGGGAAGACCCGGCGCTCTCAGGCGCTGTGGGAGAAGCGGGACCTCTACTCGCTGCTCATGCTGCTCATCGAGCTCAGCGAGGACGCGGAGACCCTGAGCGTGAAGGGCCAGACCCCCTTCACGGCCGGGACGCTCTTCTTCCGCGACCATCTGCGGGAGCTCCTGGAGTCGCCGCTCTACCGGGAGCACGCCGCCGGGAAGCGCCCGGCCGGCGAGGTCTTCCGGAAGATGTCGGAGCTGGCGGACCGGGACCTCGGCCTGAAACTGGAGCTCGAGACGCTGCCCCCGCCCCGGAACCTCCTCCAGCTGAGCAACTACCGGGACCGCGCCCTGTGGCAGTACTTCAAGTCCACGACGACGCGCCGGGACTTCGTCAAGCTCTCGCTCTTCGCCCAGCACGACCGCCGCTACCTGCGCGCGGCCGCGCGCACGACCCCGAAGCACGCGGACATGGCGCTCGAGAACCACAACCTGCCGATGGTCCTGCTCTTCCGGGAGGCCCTGCGTCTGAAGGGCGGCGACAAGCGCGCCGCCGTCGGCCTGCTCGACGAGGCCATCCGCATCCCCTTCGCCTGGGTGAAGAGCATCCCCCGCGCCCAGCTCCCCACCTCCATCGCGCTGGAGAACTTCCTCCTGCCGGGCAACAAGGAGGACGGGCCCGACAAGAGCCGGCATTGGAACGTCTTCGGGGGGATCGCCCTCTACAAGTCGCCCGAGGAGTCGGTGCGGCTCGCGCTCGCCCGCGAGGTCAAGGATTACCGGGAGGAGGGGCGCACGCCCGCGATGATGAACGAGTTCGTCCGCGACACGATGGCGAACCTCAACGGCGTCTACCACGTCATGAGCATCGACGCCCGCCTGCTCTACGCCCTCCCCGCCGACGAATAG
- a CDS encoding MFS transporter, whose amino-acid sequence MFSSYRRRWAAADPDLRAFLFGILLLGVNQGILNSTFNNYLSDVFRLSAAARGALEFPRELPGFLVLFVAGALAAFPMRAWAVLIGLLSAAGVAGLGFLSPDARTMTLWMLSWSMADHLFMPVESAVGLRMAKEGGKGRRLGQISGARNLAMILGAAVVWVFARGGGGAMYARLYLAAVLAALAASVLFARMGPGIETPGTARRFVVRREYALFYWLNVLFGARKQIFLTFAPWVLVTEFGASPRTMAALFLCAAVLGVVFRQEFGVFVDRFGEKRMFYADAAILLVICAGFALSRSVGLLYGLYILDNLMFATRIARTTYLDRILVERGDMAATLSLGITLDHAVSMTVPALGGLLWSAYGYPAVFWAASLLAAAVFFVARQVDRQGPPKTLPAGRGMPETSVD is encoded by the coding sequence GTGTTCTCCTCCTATCGAAGACGCTGGGCGGCGGCGGACCCGGACCTGCGGGCGTTCCTGTTCGGCATCCTCCTGCTCGGGGTCAACCAGGGCATCCTCAACTCCACCTTCAACAACTACCTCAGCGACGTCTTCCGGCTGAGCGCGGCCGCGCGCGGCGCGCTCGAGTTCCCGCGCGAGCTGCCGGGCTTCCTGGTCCTCTTCGTCGCCGGCGCGCTCGCGGCCTTCCCGATGCGGGCCTGGGCCGTGCTCATCGGCCTGCTCTCCGCCGCCGGGGTGGCGGGGCTGGGATTCCTCTCTCCCGACGCCCGGACGATGACGCTCTGGATGCTCTCCTGGAGCATGGCCGACCACCTCTTCATGCCCGTCGAGAGCGCGGTCGGCCTCCGGATGGCGAAGGAGGGGGGGAAGGGACGCCGCCTCGGCCAGATCAGCGGCGCGCGCAACCTCGCCATGATCCTGGGCGCGGCCGTCGTCTGGGTCTTCGCGCGGGGCGGGGGCGGCGCGATGTACGCGCGCCTCTACCTCGCCGCGGTCCTCGCCGCGCTCGCCGCCTCCGTCCTCTTCGCGCGCATGGGCCCGGGGATCGAGACGCCGGGGACGGCGCGGCGCTTCGTCGTCCGTCGGGAGTACGCGCTCTTCTACTGGCTCAACGTGCTCTTCGGCGCGCGCAAGCAGATCTTCCTGACCTTCGCGCCGTGGGTGCTCGTCACCGAGTTCGGCGCGAGCCCGCGCACGATGGCCGCGCTCTTCCTCTGCGCGGCGGTGCTGGGGGTCGTCTTCCGCCAGGAGTTCGGGGTCTTCGTGGACCGCTTCGGGGAGAAGCGGATGTTCTACGCCGACGCGGCGATCCTGCTCGTCATCTGCGCGGGCTTCGCGCTCTCGCGCAGCGTCGGGCTGCTCTACGGGCTCTACATCCTCGACAACCTGATGTTCGCGACCCGCATCGCGCGCACGACCTACCTCGACCGCATCCTCGTCGAGCGCGGCGACATGGCGGCGACGCTCTCGCTCGGGATCACCCTCGACCACGCGGTCTCGATGACCGTGCCGGCGCTGGGGGGGCTGCTCTGGAGCGCGTACGGCTACCCGGCGGTGTTCTGGGCGGCGAGCCTTCTCGCCGCGGCCGTCTTCTTCGTCGCCCGACAGGTCGACCGGCAGGGACCTCCGAAGACCCTCCCGGCCGGTCGGGGCATGCCGGAGACCTCCGTCGATTAG
- a CDS encoding nucleotide sugar dehydrogenase: MHQAEHTGTIKKLEARFKDRSARVGILGLGYVGLPLAVEFGRRGYRVTGFDVSPQRVRDVRRGRSYVSDVDSRDLARLVRSRFLKAEERFDALSEQDAVVICVQTPMRKTKEPDISNIVAAVREIAGRMRRSPLVVLESTTYPGATEEIILPELQKGGRRLGRDFFLAFSPERVDPGNPVYKIANTPKVVGGADPASTRLASALYAQVITKVVPVSSTRAAEVVKLLENTFRAVNIALVNEVALICHRLGLDAWEVIGAAATKPFGFMPFYPGPGIGGHCIPKDPQLLSWKMKTLNFDPRFIQLASTVNGSMPEHTVRRIAALLNEDRKALKSSAILVLGAAYKPGIEDYRESPSLDVMDLLLQAGAKVRYHDRFVPRLEVRGRTLRSVPLTDAALRSAACVVILTAHAGIDYKNVVRRARRVFDARNATRGLISKNLQRL; this comes from the coding sequence ATGCACCAGGCAGAACATACCGGCACGATCAAGAAGCTCGAGGCGCGCTTCAAGGACCGCTCCGCGCGCGTCGGCATCCTCGGGCTGGGCTACGTCGGCCTGCCGCTGGCCGTCGAGTTCGGCCGCCGGGGCTACCGGGTCACCGGCTTCGACGTCAGCCCCCAGCGCGTGCGGGACGTGCGGCGCGGACGCTCCTACGTCTCGGACGTGGACTCCCGCGACCTCGCGCGTCTGGTCCGCTCCCGCTTCCTCAAGGCGGAGGAGCGCTTCGACGCCCTCTCCGAGCAGGACGCCGTCGTCATCTGCGTCCAGACCCCCATGCGCAAGACCAAGGAGCCCGACATCTCCAACATCGTGGCCGCGGTCCGCGAGATCGCCGGGCGCATGCGCCGATCCCCGCTCGTGGTGCTCGAGAGCACCACCTACCCCGGCGCCACCGAGGAGATCATCCTCCCCGAGCTCCAGAAGGGCGGCCGGCGCCTGGGCCGCGACTTCTTCCTCGCCTTCTCGCCCGAGCGCGTGGACCCGGGCAACCCGGTCTACAAGATCGCCAACACCCCGAAGGTCGTCGGCGGCGCCGATCCCGCCTCGACGCGCCTGGCCTCGGCGCTCTACGCGCAGGTCATCACGAAGGTCGTCCCGGTCTCGAGCACCCGGGCCGCCGAGGTCGTCAAGCTCCTCGAGAACACCTTCCGCGCGGTGAACATCGCCCTCGTCAACGAAGTGGCGCTCATCTGCCACCGTCTGGGCCTCGACGCCTGGGAGGTCATCGGCGCCGCGGCGACGAAGCCCTTCGGCTTCATGCCCTTCTACCCCGGCCCCGGCATCGGCGGGCACTGCATCCCGAAGGACCCGCAGCTGCTGAGCTGGAAGATGAAGACCTTGAACTTCGACCCCCGCTTCATCCAGCTCGCCTCCACCGTCAACGGCTCCATGCCCGAGCACACCGTGCGGCGCATCGCGGCCCTCCTCAACGAGGACCGCAAGGCGCTCAAGAGCAGCGCCATCCTCGTCCTCGGGGCGGCCTACAAGCCGGGCATCGAGGACTACCGGGAGTCCCCCTCGCTCGACGTCATGGACCTTCTTCTGCAGGCCGGCGCGAAAGTGCGCTACCACGACCGCTTCGTCCCCCGTCTCGAGGTCCGCGGCCGGACCCTGCGCTCGGTGCCGCTGACCGACGCCGCGCTCCGCTCGGCCGCCTGCGTCGTCATCCTCACCGCCCACGCCGGGATCGACTACAAGAACGTCGTGCGCCGCGCGCGCCGCGTCTTTGATGCAAGGAACGCTACAAGAGGACTGATCTCCAAAAATCTACAACGACTGTGA
- a CDS encoding radical SAM protein, translating into MTPPRPHGRGGAVSGEVYPRLRAGALLRLRTGTACRQASDRCGVGRSGKVYELEPAAYSFLKACDGRVPIERLRRRFPGLFDAGVPLSRVAADIRADPTLSDLLELSPRPAPVDPRQTVEVAGLRCSCRVAAWHLVSACDLRCLHCFLGAPRRGRTFDERSASAVVGNLHAVGVEDVRLTGGEVTLRPRLLAHVGSELARHALPFSVSTNGAGDVSEVRELFRRHPDYARFVQVSVDGPGGAHDAMRGRAGAYRRTLKNLERLSAARLPVCVISMLHRAWLGRERELHDALRDAGIRRWFVEVPVRSGRWAREADRMGLEASEIEEASLRLIGLVRRSRAFEVFEVNQVHQHRAGKDEVQKTAGSPACLHHLGLLTLGERGFTFCSLFGKAFGPRLTDFAPADCGRARFKSAWNRIAAARIGHRLRDNPSCARCRLFKECQGGCPGLYPDPSSFTGCDPHSRMLAGIALSIRKKLSR; encoded by the coding sequence ATGACGCCGCCGCGTCCGCACGGACGCGGCGGCGCCGTTTCCGGCGAGGTCTATCCCCGGCTGAGAGCCGGGGCGCTGCTGCGTCTTCGCACGGGGACGGCCTGCCGCCAGGCGAGCGACCGCTGCGGCGTCGGGCGCAGCGGCAAGGTCTACGAGCTCGAGCCCGCCGCCTACTCTTTCCTGAAGGCCTGCGACGGCCGGGTCCCCATCGAGCGGCTGCGCCGGCGCTTCCCCGGTCTCTTCGACGCCGGAGTGCCGCTTTCGCGGGTGGCGGCGGACATCCGGGCGGACCCGACCCTCTCGGACCTCCTCGAGCTGTCCCCGCGGCCCGCTCCCGTCGACCCGCGGCAGACCGTGGAGGTCGCGGGACTCCGGTGCTCCTGCCGGGTCGCGGCCTGGCATCTGGTCTCCGCCTGCGACCTGCGCTGTCTCCACTGCTTCCTGGGCGCGCCGCGGCGCGGCCGGACCTTCGACGAACGCTCGGCCTCCGCGGTGGTCGGCAATCTGCACGCGGTCGGGGTGGAGGACGTGCGGCTGACCGGCGGCGAGGTCACGCTCCGCCCGCGCCTGCTCGCGCACGTCGGCTCCGAGCTCGCCCGGCACGCTCTGCCGTTCTCGGTGAGCACGAACGGCGCCGGAGACGTCTCCGAGGTCCGCGAGCTGTTCCGCAGGCATCCGGACTACGCGCGCTTCGTCCAGGTGAGCGTCGACGGGCCGGGGGGCGCGCACGACGCCATGCGCGGGCGCGCGGGCGCCTACCGCCGCACGCTGAAGAACCTCGAGCGGTTGAGCGCGGCGAGGCTCCCCGTCTGCGTCATCAGCATGCTGCATCGTGCCTGGCTCGGCCGCGAGCGGGAGCTCCATGACGCGCTGCGCGACGCCGGCATCCGCCGCTGGTTCGTCGAGGTGCCCGTGCGCTCGGGACGCTGGGCGCGCGAAGCCGACCGCATGGGACTCGAGGCGTCCGAGATCGAGGAGGCGAGCCTGCGCCTCATCGGGCTCGTCCGCCGGAGCCGCGCCTTCGAGGTCTTCGAGGTCAACCAGGTGCATCAGCACCGCGCCGGGAAGGACGAGGTCCAGAAGACCGCGGGGAGCCCCGCCTGCCTCCATCATCTCGGACTGCTCACGCTCGGCGAGCGGGGATTCACCTTCTGCTCGCTCTTCGGGAAGGCGTTCGGGCCCCGCCTGACGGATTTCGCCCCGGCCGACTGCGGCCGCGCGCGGTTCAAGAGCGCCTGGAACCGGATCGCGGCCGCGCGCATCGGGCACCGCCTGCGGGACAACCCGTCCTGCGCCCGCTGTCGTCTCTTCAAGGAATGCCAGGGCGGCTGCCCCGGTCTTTATCCCGACCCTTCCTCGTTCACCGGCTGCGACCCGCACTCGCGGATGCTCGCGGGGATCGCCCTCTCCATCCGGAAGAAGCTCTCCCGGTAG
- a CDS encoding DMT family transporter: MATHAAVLTACVFWAVSFIATKAALAAVPPLSVVTLRLLVSALCFAPLLWRRRAGLLCGGPGRFGRLFLLSLAGTGLHYGVQTVGLQYTSASNASLWAMTCPLGITLIAALFLGERLTARKAAGLALALAGVLVVLGPDALSSGVRAQLLGDGLVFLSIFMWAVFTVYGKKLNAELGALELAGASTILGALTMLPLGLWEASARGFSPAAVPASAWWAILFLGAGCGFLSTLLYFVALERTESQKVGVYLYTIPPMTYLAAALLLGERVGPALLAGSALVAAGVYITERG; this comes from the coding sequence ATGGCGACCCACGCCGCCGTCCTGACGGCCTGCGTCTTCTGGGCGGTCTCCTTCATCGCGACGAAGGCGGCGCTCGCGGCGGTCCCGCCGCTGAGCGTCGTGACGCTGCGCCTGCTCGTCTCGGCGCTCTGCTTCGCTCCCCTGCTCTGGCGCCGCCGCGCGGGGCTGCTGTGCGGCGGGCCGGGCCGCTTCGGCCGTCTCTTCCTCCTCAGTCTCGCCGGGACCGGTCTCCACTACGGCGTGCAGACCGTCGGGCTCCAGTACACGAGCGCGTCGAACGCCTCCCTCTGGGCGATGACCTGTCCGCTCGGCATCACCCTCATCGCCGCGCTCTTCCTCGGGGAGCGGCTCACCGCGCGCAAGGCGGCGGGCCTCGCGCTCGCGCTCGCCGGCGTGCTCGTCGTGCTCGGGCCCGACGCCCTGAGCAGCGGCGTGCGCGCCCAGCTGCTCGGCGACGGGCTCGTGTTCCTGAGCATCTTCATGTGGGCCGTGTTCACCGTCTACGGCAAGAAGCTCAACGCGGAGCTGGGCGCCCTCGAGCTCGCCGGAGCCTCGACGATCCTCGGCGCGCTGACGATGCTCCCCCTCGGCCTCTGGGAGGCCTCGGCCCGGGGCTTCTCGCCGGCGGCGGTCCCCGCCTCGGCCTGGTGGGCCATCCTCTTCCTGGGCGCGGGCTGCGGCTTCCTCTCCACCCTGCTCTATTTCGTCGCGCTCGAGCGCACCGAGTCCCAGAAGGTCGGGGTGTATCTCTACACCATCCCGCCCATGACCTACCTGGCCGCGGCCCTCCTGCTGGGAGAGCGCGTCGGTCCCGCCCTGCTGGCCGGCTCGGCGCTCGTCGCCGCCGGCGTCTACATCACGGAGAGAGGATGA
- a CDS encoding FHA domain-containing serine/threonine-protein kinase, which translates to MKPHLSPLGEGPLREPVRLREGLTTLGRGDAADVDIDDPQVSRQHCSIELREGELRLRDLGSSNGTRLNGKRIILAALKYGDTIELGKVRLRVELREAPPTDRPRPVGKVGPYELLERIGEGRSGVVYRARDPRSEEIVALKALRRELVGDAEALRRFKREMEALRRAEHPNVVRLLDAGSEGALVYAVMEFCAGETLAAVLRREGRLTVPYAVHIGVQLAGALECVRLRGVVHRDVKPANVLVDRRGGVKLADFGLAKPSAAEAGAPVTQAGCAMGTPFYMPPEQVLDGASADTRSDVHALAATLYHALAGRPPYGGDSVPAVLRAIREAPIPSVRTERPDCPESVDLALLKALAKDPAERWGTPGEFGAALERGLREMGPGVAFLH; encoded by the coding sequence ATGAAGCCCCACCTCTCCCCGCTCGGCGAAGGACCCCTGCGCGAGCCCGTGCGCCTGCGCGAGGGCCTCACGACGCTCGGGCGCGGGGACGCGGCCGACGTCGACATCGACGACCCGCAGGTCTCGCGCCAGCACTGCAGCATCGAGCTGCGCGAGGGCGAGCTGCGCCTGCGCGACCTGGGCTCCTCCAACGGGACCCGCCTCAACGGGAAGCGCATCATCCTCGCCGCGCTCAAGTACGGCGACACCATCGAGCTCGGGAAGGTGCGCCTGCGCGTCGAGCTGCGCGAGGCCCCGCCCACCGACCGGCCGCGGCCCGTCGGCAAGGTCGGCCCCTACGAGCTGCTCGAGCGCATCGGCGAAGGCCGCTCCGGCGTCGTCTACCGGGCCCGCGACCCGCGCAGCGAGGAGATCGTGGCGCTCAAGGCCCTGCGCCGCGAGCTCGTCGGCGACGCCGAGGCCCTTCGCCGCTTCAAACGCGAGATGGAGGCCCTGCGCCGCGCCGAGCACCCCAACGTCGTGCGCCTCCTCGACGCCGGCAGCGAGGGCGCGCTCGTCTACGCGGTGATGGAGTTCTGCGCGGGCGAAACGCTCGCCGCGGTCCTGCGGAGGGAGGGCCGGCTCACCGTACCCTACGCCGTCCACATCGGGGTCCAGCTCGCCGGCGCCCTCGAGTGCGTGCGCCTGCGCGGCGTCGTGCACCGCGACGTGAAGCCCGCGAACGTCCTGGTGGACCGCCGGGGGGGCGTGAAGCTCGCCGACTTCGGGCTCGCCAAGCCCAGCGCGGCCGAGGCCGGCGCGCCCGTGACCCAGGCGGGCTGCGCGATGGGCACCCCCTTCTACATGCCGCCGGAGCAGGTCCTCGACGGCGCCTCGGCCGACACGCGCTCGGACGTGCACGCGCTGGCCGCGACCCTCTACCACGCGCTCGCGGGACGCCCGCCCTACGGCGGGGACTCCGTCCCCGCCGTCCTGCGCGCCATCCGCGAGGCGCCGATCCCCTCGGTGCGCACGGAGCGTCCGGACTGTCCGGAGAGCGTGGACCTCGCCCTGCTCAAGGCGCTCGCGAAGGACCCGGCCGAGCGCTGGGGAACCCCCGGGGAGTTCGGCGCCGCGCTGGAGCGCGGCCTGCGCGAGATGGGCCCGGGCGTCGCGTTCCTGCACTGA